One Devosia lacusdianchii genomic window carries:
- a CDS encoding MurR/RpiR family transcriptional regulator, protein MASTIKDYESLGAELAARQGSLSRRLEQVARFFLNHPEEVAISTLVTLANHAQVPPATITRFAKELGFAGFAELQAVFRERLVGPRAPYAERVSKLRQGNGAAEIADADLQDSGRMFEGFVQAAVNSLVRIEESLDRSELAAFVDALAACDAVHVAAARGAFSIGAYSVYGLANVGKRAHLVDNLGAMRAEQIGAMGPNDLLLAVTFDDYTPETVEAAKLAAARGRTVLAITDNELSPVVGVASHVLYVTEARLGHFRSQVPALVVCQAIIVSLGRRLGEGAPSPKMKIKNQKQKNEK, encoded by the coding sequence GTGGCCAGCACGATCAAGGATTATGAAAGTCTGGGTGCGGAACTAGCCGCCCGGCAGGGTTCGCTGAGCCGGCGGCTAGAGCAGGTTGCGCGGTTCTTTCTCAACCATCCCGAGGAAGTTGCCATCAGTACGCTGGTGACGTTGGCCAACCACGCCCAGGTGCCGCCGGCGACAATCACACGCTTCGCCAAGGAACTTGGCTTTGCCGGCTTTGCCGAGTTGCAGGCGGTGTTCCGCGAACGGCTGGTGGGTCCGCGCGCGCCCTATGCCGAACGGGTCAGCAAGCTCCGCCAGGGCAATGGCGCTGCCGAAATCGCCGATGCCGACCTCCAGGATTCGGGACGCATGTTCGAGGGCTTCGTGCAGGCGGCGGTCAATTCGCTGGTGCGCATCGAGGAGAGCCTCGATCGGTCGGAACTGGCGGCGTTCGTCGATGCGCTGGCCGCCTGCGACGCCGTGCATGTCGCGGCCGCGCGGGGCGCTTTCAGCATCGGCGCCTATTCGGTCTATGGCCTGGCCAATGTCGGCAAGCGGGCGCATCTGGTGGACAATCTGGGCGCCATGCGGGCCGAGCAGATCGGGGCCATGGGACCCAATGACCTGCTGCTGGCCGTGACTTTCGATGATTACACACCCGAAACGGTGGAGGCGGCAAAGCTGGCGGCGGCGCGCGGCCGTACCGTGCTTGCCATCACCGATAACGAGCTCAGCCCGGTCGTCGGTGTGGCCAGCCATGTGCTCTATGTCACCGAGGCGCGGCTCGGCCATTTTCGCTCGCAGGTGCCGGCCCTGGTCGTTTGCCAGGCCATCATCGTCAGTCTCGGTCGCCGGCTGGGCGAAGGCGCGCCGTCACCCAAGATGAAAATAAAGAACCAAAAACAGAAAAACGAGAAATAG
- a CDS encoding ATP-binding cassette domain-containing protein, with translation MSLLALHNINKSFGPLRALTDLSFEVGHSEVVGLLGDNGAGKSTTVNMLSGIHRPSSGHISVDGIKQDFTCRRDSADAGIETIYQNTALVDCLSISRNIFLGRELTGRFGFLDLKKMRDIAMQVLESAVHISGIDSPDKLVGDLSGGQKQAVAIARAVFFKRRVLLLDEPTSALSVRETEALLNQVTRLKAEGVSSVLVTHNLYHAYQVCDRFVIMSHGTKVFDVAKADTTIEELTQHVVLT, from the coding sequence ATGAGCCTGCTGGCCCTGCACAATATCAACAAGTCGTTCGGCCCGCTCAGGGCGCTGACCGATCTCAGCTTCGAAGTCGGCCATAGCGAGGTCGTTGGTCTGCTCGGCGATAACGGCGCCGGCAAGTCGACCACGGTCAACATGCTCTCTGGTATCCATCGGCCCAGTTCGGGTCATATCAGTGTCGATGGCATCAAGCAGGATTTCACCTGCCGGCGGGATTCCGCCGATGCGGGGATCGAGACAATCTATCAGAACACCGCCCTGGTCGACTGCCTCTCCATCTCGCGCAACATTTTCCTCGGTCGCGAGCTGACCGGCCGCTTCGGCTTTCTCGATCTCAAGAAGATGCGCGACATCGCCATGCAGGTGCTGGAAAGCGCTGTGCATATTTCCGGCATCGACTCGCCGGACAAGCTTGTGGGCGATCTCTCGGGTGGGCAGAAACAGGCGGTCGCCATTGCGCGTGCCGTATTCTTTAAGCGCCGGGTATTGCTGCTGGACGAGCCGACATCGGCCCTGTCGGTGCGGGAAACCGAGGCACTCCTCAACCAGGTCACCAGGCTCAAGGCCGAGGGCGTGTCGAGCGTGCTGGTGACCCACAACCTCTACCACGCCTACCAAGTCTGCGACCGCTTCGTGATCATGAGCCATGGCACCAAGGTGTTCGACGTCGCTAAGGCTGACACCACCATCGAGGAACTGACGCAACATGTCGTGCTGACCTGA
- a CDS encoding ABC transporter permease produces the protein MPAGAILMVFVAVQIVCIAAGLLFPDDFRYLSSQNMGILMRSVPVLGCLALGAGVLMIAGEFDLSIGSVYTFAAIVMAMLTGNGVDAFLAAPAALLVGAAIGVLNGLLTLRFNLPSFIVTLGGLLFWRGAVLLINGAVQVRFDPNPVFNELFSGTLFGINAAFLWFIALCLVFWALLHRHRFGNHVFATGGNRSAATAIGVNTGRIKLIAFALAGFMAAFAGILATTRVGSVQPGQGAGLELQAIAACVIGGLSLRGGRGSILGVFLGVMLIFTITDVLLLMRAPGFYLDMFIATLIVAASIFNHSLDRRGAAS, from the coding sequence ATGCCGGCCGGAGCCATCCTTATGGTCTTCGTGGCCGTGCAGATCGTCTGTATCGCCGCCGGCCTGCTGTTCCCGGACGACTTCCGTTATCTCTCGTCGCAGAATATGGGCATTCTCATGCGCTCGGTGCCGGTGCTCGGTTGCCTCGCCCTTGGCGCCGGCGTGCTGATGATCGCAGGGGAATTCGATCTCTCGATCGGTTCGGTTTACACCTTCGCGGCCATCGTCATGGCCATGCTGACGGGCAACGGCGTCGACGCGTTTCTCGCCGCACCTGCGGCTCTGCTGGTCGGCGCCGCGATTGGCGTGCTCAACGGCCTCCTGACGCTGCGCTTCAATCTGCCAAGCTTCATCGTCACGCTTGGCGGACTGTTGTTCTGGCGCGGCGCGGTGCTGCTGATCAATGGCGCCGTGCAGGTGCGGTTCGACCCCAACCCGGTCTTCAACGAGCTGTTTTCAGGCACGCTGTTCGGCATCAATGCGGCTTTCCTCTGGTTCATCGCGCTATGCCTGGTGTTCTGGGCGCTGCTGCATCGCCACCGTTTCGGCAACCACGTCTTTGCCACCGGCGGCAACCGCTCGGCGGCTACGGCCATCGGCGTCAATACCGGCCGCATCAAGCTCATCGCCTTCGCCCTAGCCGGTTTCATGGCTGCCTTTGCCGGCATTCTTGCCACGACACGCGTCGGCTCGGTGCAGCCGGGGCAGGGCGCTGGTCTCGAACTCCAGGCCATTGCCGCCTGCGTTATCGGCGGGCTGTCGCTGCGCGGCGGTCGCGGCTCGATCCTCGGCGTCTTTCTCGGCGTGATGCTGATTTTCACCATTACCGACGTGCTGCTGCTGATGCGGGCGCCGGGCTTCTATCTCGACATGTTCATCGCCACCCTGATCGTGGCGGCCTCGATCTTCAATCACAGCCTTGACCGCCGGGGAGCCGCATCATGA
- a CDS encoding substrate-binding domain-containing protein — MKLTKSKAALLAGCALFASACGAVAQDQDPVSATMIIYLDPSVQFFNPVVKGAQDAAAAFGVDLDVQYANNDPVRQNDLIETAVAAGVDGIAVAISSSDAFDESICAAVESGVVVIGFNNDDLEGADGNCRQAYVGMNEFASGYELGLRMIEAFDLKEGDTVFNPREIPEASFAVARGGGIEKAMEEHGIKVETVRAGLDPAEAQNIMAQVLIANPDIKALFGTGSVTSTVGAGAIKDAGVEIPFGGFDLAVEIVNAVESGAMFATMDQQPYLQGYYPIAQIAMAARYGLTPTDVDTGQGAFLNQERIGVVKPFIGTYR, encoded by the coding sequence ATGAAATTGACCAAGTCAAAGGCCGCGCTACTGGCGGGGTGCGCCCTGTTTGCCAGCGCCTGTGGCGCTGTCGCGCAGGATCAGGATCCGGTTTCGGCGACCATGATCATCTATCTCGACCCCAGCGTGCAGTTCTTCAACCCGGTTGTCAAAGGGGCGCAGGACGCCGCTGCGGCCTTTGGCGTCGATCTCGACGTGCAATATGCCAATAACGATCCGGTGCGTCAGAACGATCTGATCGAAACCGCCGTGGCCGCCGGTGTCGATGGCATAGCGGTGGCCATTTCGAGCTCGGATGCGTTCGACGAGAGCATCTGCGCGGCCGTCGAATCCGGCGTCGTCGTCATCGGCTTCAACAATGACGATCTCGAAGGCGCCGATGGCAATTGCCGGCAGGCTTATGTTGGCATGAACGAGTTCGCCTCCGGCTATGAACTGGGGCTACGCATGATCGAGGCTTTCGATCTCAAGGAAGGCGACACCGTCTTCAATCCCCGCGAAATCCCAGAGGCCAGCTTTGCCGTGGCCCGGGGCGGCGGCATCGAAAAGGCGATGGAAGAGCATGGCATCAAGGTCGAAACCGTGCGTGCCGGTCTCGATCCGGCGGAAGCGCAGAACATCATGGCGCAGGTGCTGATCGCTAACCCCGATATCAAGGCGCTGTTCGGCACCGGCTCGGTGACCTCCACCGTGGGGGCCGGCGCGATCAAGGATGCTGGCGTGGAGATTCCGTTCGGCGGTTTCGATCTCGCGGTTGAGATCGTCAACGCTGTCGAATCCGGAGCGATGTTCGCCACCATGGATCAGCAGCCCTACCTGCAGGGCTATTACCCGATCGCTCAGATCGCCATGGCGGCCCGTTATGGCCTGACCCCGACCGACGTCGACACCGGCCAGGGCGCCTTCCTCAACCAGGAACGCATTGGCGTCGTGAAGCCGTTCATCGGCACCTATCGCTGA
- a CDS encoding aldehyde dehydrogenase family protein → MPIDGVSRDALSGEVIERQSPGHRGKVVGVWPAGGAADADLAIRAARKAFDTGHWPRMTAAERSTILHAVAANILRHVEELALIECLETGKPINQARGEIGYCADLWTYAAGQSRGLEGDSHNAIGENRLGLVLREPAGVVGIITPWNFPFIIVSERVPWALGAGCTVVVKPSEFTSGTTVRLAELALEAGMPPGVFNVITGTGAAAGQVLAEDPRVDVLAFTGSVRVGTHLAAIAAAGIKRVGLELGGKGPQIVFADADLEAAADGIAYGVYHNAGQCCISGSRLIVANAIRPALLERLLDLSRRLPFGDPLGEASRFGAMVSDQHIEKVAGYVATGLREGAELLLGGDMVDAKSGNFFAPTVFDGVRPDMTIAQEEIFGPVLATIGFDTREEAVALANGTPFGLSASVWSRDLETAIQTTRQLRAGRCWINSVIDGTPELPIGGYKKSGVGRELGRYGFDEYSQFKGLHMTLGRGQPWFQH, encoded by the coding sequence ATGCCGATCGATGGCGTCTCACGCGACGCCTTGAGCGGCGAGGTCATCGAACGGCAGAGCCCGGGCCACCGCGGCAAGGTGGTCGGCGTGTGGCCTGCCGGTGGCGCAGCCGATGCTGACCTGGCCATTCGTGCCGCGCGCAAGGCCTTCGATACCGGGCATTGGCCGCGCATGACCGCCGCCGAGCGCTCGACCATCCTGCATGCCGTGGCCGCAAACATCCTGCGCCATGTCGAGGAACTCGCCTTGATCGAGTGTCTCGAAACCGGCAAGCCGATCAACCAGGCGCGCGGCGAGATCGGCTATTGCGCCGACCTCTGGACTTACGCGGCCGGCCAGTCGCGGGGCCTAGAGGGCGACAGCCACAATGCCATCGGGGAAAACCGCCTCGGCCTGGTCCTGCGCGAACCGGCCGGTGTCGTCGGTATCATCACGCCCTGGAACTTCCCATTCATTATCGTGTCCGAACGCGTGCCTTGGGCGCTTGGCGCCGGCTGCACCGTGGTGGTCAAGCCAAGCGAATTCACGTCCGGCACAACGGTTCGGCTCGCCGAACTGGCGCTGGAAGCCGGCATGCCCCCCGGGGTGTTCAACGTCATCACCGGTACCGGTGCGGCGGCAGGGCAGGTGCTCGCCGAGGACCCGCGTGTCGACGTGCTGGCCTTCACCGGCTCAGTAAGGGTGGGCACCCATCTCGCTGCCATCGCCGCCGCCGGCATCAAGCGCGTGGGGTTGGAACTGGGCGGCAAGGGGCCGCAGATCGTCTTTGCCGATGCCGACCTCGAAGCGGCGGCCGACGGTATCGCTTACGGCGTCTATCACAATGCCGGGCAGTGCTGCATTTCCGGCAGCCGCCTTATTGTCGCCAATGCCATCCGCCCGGCGCTGCTCGAGCGGCTGCTGGACCTGTCACGCCGCCTGCCTTTCGGCGATCCGCTGGGCGAGGCGTCGCGGTTCGGCGCCATGGTCTCTGACCAGCACATCGAAAAGGTCGCGGGCTATGTCGCGACCGGGCTGCGCGAGGGGGCGGAGTTGCTGTTGGGTGGAGACATGGTCGACGCCAAGAGCGGCAATTTCTTCGCGCCGACCGTGTTCGACGGCGTCAGGCCCGACATGACCATCGCTCAAGAGGAAATCTTCGGGCCGGTGCTGGCGACGATCGGCTTCGACACGCGCGAGGAGGCGGTGGCGCTCGCCAATGGCACGCCATTCGGCCTTTCGGCGAGTGTCTGGTCGCGCGATCTCGAAACCGCCATCCAGACCACGCGCCAGCTCCGCGCCGGGCGCTGCTGGATCAACTCCGTCATCGACGGAACGCCCGAGCTGCCGATCGGCGGCTACAAGAAAAGCGGCGTTGGTCGCGAACTCGGCCGCTACGGTTTCGACGAGTATTCCCAATTCAAGGGTCTGCACATGACGCTTGGGCGGGGACAACCCTGGTTCCAGCACTGA
- a CDS encoding GntR family transcriptional regulator produces MQPAESSESAAASIEKDLRRSIIELELLPGARLSEQDIATRLGVSRQPVREALIRLANSRLIEIRPHRGTVVARISAKEMTEALFVRQSVELAVVARAALSFDPWQRKRIATLLTKQEEASAKLDHAAFREHDEAFHIALATGAGVGIAWIAIADMKTHMDRVCNMTLQGEADMQRRVREHHAIMAAIDAHNATEAQRAMTEHLSSILDDLPDLETRHASLFI; encoded by the coding sequence ATGCAGCCGGCTGAGAGCAGCGAAAGCGCCGCCGCGTCGATTGAAAAAGACCTGCGCCGCTCCATTATCGAGCTGGAGCTGCTGCCCGGCGCGCGGCTGTCTGAACAGGATATCGCCACCCGCCTGGGTGTTTCGCGGCAGCCGGTGCGCGAAGCGCTGATCCGCCTCGCCAATTCACGGCTGATCGAAATCCGTCCTCACCGCGGCACGGTGGTGGCCCGTATCTCGGCCAAGGAAATGACTGAGGCGCTGTTCGTGCGGCAGTCGGTAGAGCTTGCGGTGGTGGCCCGAGCGGCCCTCTCGTTTGACCCCTGGCAGCGCAAGCGCATCGCGACCCTGCTGACCAAACAGGAAGAGGCGTCGGCCAAATTAGACCATGCCGCCTTCCGCGAGCACGACGAGGCGTTTCACATTGCTCTGGCGACCGGCGCTGGTGTGGGCATCGCCTGGATCGCCATCGCAGATATGAAGACGCACATGGACCGTGTCTGCAACATGACGCTGCAAGGGGAGGCCGACATGCAGCGGCGCGTGCGCGAGCACCATGCCATCATGGCCGCGATTGACGCGCATAACGCTACCGAGGCGCAGCGCGCCATGACCGAGCATCTGAGCAGCATCCTCGACGACCTGCCGGACCTCGAAACCCGGCATGCAAGCCTGTTCATCTAG
- a CDS encoding SDR family NAD(P)-dependent oxidoreductase yields MTQTARYPSLAGAPVIISGGASGIGEALVRNFAAQGARVGFVDVQAERGAVLAEELAAAGQVARFTACDITDTEAYRSAIAGFAEAHGDAMVLVNNAAHDERHDWQEVTSAYWDERMAVNLKHSFFAIQSVAPGMIRAGRGSIINTGSISWMIMAPRLPIYEAAKAATHGLTRSMARELGKHGIRVNTLVPGWIMTERQIALWLNPATEQLIDDSQALAGRVYPDDVARMALFLASEDSAMISAQQFLVDGGWAN; encoded by the coding sequence ATGACTCAAACCGCGCGATACCCCAGCCTGGCCGGCGCTCCGGTGATCATTTCCGGCGGCGCGTCGGGTATCGGCGAGGCGCTGGTGCGGAACTTCGCAGCCCAGGGCGCCAGGGTCGGCTTTGTCGACGTGCAGGCCGAACGTGGCGCCGTACTGGCCGAAGAACTGGCAGCGGCGGGGCAGGTCGCTAGGTTCACCGCCTGCGACATTACCGATACCGAGGCCTATCGCAGCGCTATTGCCGGCTTTGCCGAAGCCCATGGCGACGCCATGGTGCTGGTCAACAACGCCGCCCATGATGAGCGCCATGACTGGCAAGAGGTGACCTCCGCCTATTGGGACGAGCGCATGGCGGTCAACCTCAAGCACAGTTTCTTCGCTATCCAGTCGGTGGCGCCCGGCATGATCCGGGCCGGGCGTGGGTCGATCATCAATACGGGTTCGATCAGTTGGATGATCATGGCGCCACGCCTGCCGATCTACGAAGCCGCCAAGGCCGCCACGCATGGCCTGACCCGATCGATGGCCCGCGAACTGGGCAAGCACGGCATCCGGGTCAACACGCTGGTACCTGGCTGGATCATGACGGAGCGTCAGATCGCCCTTTGGCTGAACCCGGCGACCGAGCAACTGATCGACGACAGCCAGGCGCTGGCCGGCCGCGTCTATCCGGATGACGTCGCTCGCATGGCGCTGTTTCTGGCGTCAGAGGACAGCGCCATGATCTCGGCGCAGCAATTCCTCGTCGATGGTGGCTGGGCCAACTAG
- a CDS encoding ABC transporter ATP-binding protein yields MINQDIALLRLEDATKVFSLKPMFGQAREVVALKDVSLTVRAGKALAIVGESGSGKSTLGRAVTRLFTLSSGSVSFKGRDIASFHSRRERLDYLRSVQMVFQDPFSALNPAHTIRHHLQRPLQLHRGVKTAELEAAVRQVLDDVEMDPDVCMDKFPHELSGGQRQRVNLARALAVGAELIVADEPTSMLDVSIRRSVLDLMRRMKEERSIAFLYITHDIATAQYLADDVAIMFAGRVVEWGPPAAIIDNPQHPYTQLLLSAVPDPGVRVTGAGGKSFSERAEAVREATRRPLQAATEVGPGHYVRLNVAG; encoded by the coding sequence ATGATCAACCAGGATATCGCATTGCTGCGTCTGGAAGACGCCACCAAGGTCTTCTCGCTGAAGCCAATGTTTGGGCAGGCCCGCGAGGTCGTTGCCCTCAAGGACGTGTCGCTGACCGTCCGGGCCGGCAAGGCGCTCGCCATCGTCGGTGAAAGCGGCTCGGGCAAGTCCACGCTCGGACGCGCGGTCACGCGGCTGTTCACGCTCTCGAGCGGCTCGGTAAGTTTCAAGGGCCGCGATATCGCCAGCTTTCACTCGCGCCGCGAGCGGCTGGATTACCTGCGCAGCGTGCAGATGGTGTTCCAGGACCCGTTCTCGGCGCTCAATCCGGCGCACACTATCCGTCACCACCTTCAGCGCCCGCTGCAATTGCATCGCGGCGTCAAGACTGCCGAGCTCGAAGCGGCCGTACGCCAGGTGCTCGATGACGTGGAGATGGATCCCGACGTGTGCATGGACAAGTTCCCGCATGAACTGTCCGGCGGACAGCGCCAGCGCGTGAACCTGGCGCGCGCCCTGGCGGTCGGTGCCGAGCTGATTGTTGCCGATGAGCCCACCTCGATGCTCGACGTGTCGATCCGGCGGTCCGTGCTCGATCTGATGCGGCGGATGAAGGAGGAGCGCTCCATCGCCTTCCTCTACATCACCCACGATATCGCCACGGCCCAATACCTGGCCGACGACGTCGCCATCATGTTTGCGGGCCGGGTGGTCGAATGGGGGCCGCCGGCCGCCATTATCGACAATCCGCAGCATCCCTATACCCAATTGTTGCTGTCCGCCGTGCCCGATCCGGGTGTGCGTGTGACGGGCGCTGGCGGAAAGTCATTCTCCGAACGCGCCGAGGCGGTTCGCGAGGCGACCCGCCGTCCTCTCCAGGCCGCCACTGAAGTCGGACCAGGACACTACGTCCGGCTGAACGTGGCAGGCTAG
- a CDS encoding ABC transporter ATP-binding protein, with protein sequence METSNTLVEVRGLQVDFLTAKGLFTAVKGVDFEIGRGEVMGLAGESGSGKSTIAFSLLRLHRPPAIISKGSIIIDGQDVLAMPLDKLSKFRWSTASMVFQSAMNSLNPVLTIFEQFRDVIVRHTGVSRAEARARAEELLKLVGIAANRLDDYPHQLSGGMRQRIVLAIALALDPKLIVMDEPTTALDVVVQREILQEIMALKEKFGFSILFITHDLALMGQFADRIAVMLEGKLVEVAPVADIVGNPQHDYTRRLWSSMPILKRSTVTA encoded by the coding sequence ATGGAGACGTCCAACACACTCGTCGAAGTCCGTGGCCTCCAGGTCGACTTCCTGACCGCAAAGGGTCTGTTCACTGCCGTCAAGGGCGTCGATTTCGAGATCGGCCGCGGCGAGGTGATGGGGCTGGCCGGGGAATCCGGTTCGGGCAAGAGCACAATCGCCTTCTCGCTGCTGCGCCTGCATCGACCGCCGGCCATCATCTCGAAGGGCTCGATCATCATTGACGGGCAGGACGTGCTGGCCATGCCGCTCGACAAGCTGTCGAAGTTCCGCTGGTCCACCGCCTCCATGGTGTTCCAGAGCGCGATGAACTCGCTCAACCCGGTTCTCACCATTTTCGAGCAGTTCCGGGACGTGATCGTTCGGCATACCGGTGTGTCACGCGCTGAGGCGCGGGCGCGGGCGGAAGAGCTGCTCAAGCTGGTCGGCATTGCGGCCAACCGGCTGGACGATTATCCGCACCAGCTTTCGGGCGGCATGCGGCAGCGTATCGTGCTGGCCATCGCCCTGGCACTCGACCCCAAGCTGATCGTGATGGATGAGCCGACCACCGCGCTCGATGTGGTGGTGCAGCGGGAAATTCTCCAGGAGATCATGGCGCTCAAGGAGAAGTTCGGCTTTTCCATCCTGTTCATCACCCATGATCTGGCGTTGATGGGCCAGTTTGCCGACCGCATCGCGGTGATGCTGGAAGGAAAGCTGGTGGAAGTAGCACCGGTGGCCGATATCGTCGGCAATCCGCAGCATGATTACACGCGACGGCTCTGGTCCTCGATGCCCATTCTCAAGCGATCGACGGTGACGGCATGA
- a CDS encoding ABC transporter permease, protein MLETLKVFLRNRKAAFGLAIVLIYVAIAVIGPLLLNADPMARVGRPHQPPSPDDLLGTTRMGRDVFTQVIYGTRTSLAVGFFAGSIVVIIGTVLGIAAGYFGGWIDEVVTFMTNVVLVIPQLPLLLVIAAFLGQTNPVVIAIIIGVTSWAWGARVTRSQTLTLRNREYILASELIGEPGHRMIFVELLPNLLSIIGFNFIGSVTYTIITQATLEFLGLGNPMSISWGTMLYHAQNASAITVGAWWEVLVPAVAVAGIGIGLSLLNFGVDEISNPRLRTLGTIAAAVRTQEKLDKQRLAQRQGAA, encoded by the coding sequence ATGCTGGAAACGCTCAAAGTCTTTCTTCGAAACCGCAAAGCGGCCTTTGGCCTGGCCATTGTGCTGATCTATGTCGCGATCGCCGTCATCGGGCCGCTGCTGCTCAATGCCGACCCCATGGCGCGTGTCGGCCGGCCGCACCAGCCGCCGAGCCCGGACGACCTGCTGGGCACGACACGCATGGGGCGCGACGTGTTCACCCAGGTGATCTACGGCACGCGCACCTCGCTCGCCGTCGGCTTCTTCGCCGGCTCGATCGTGGTGATCATCGGCACCGTGCTCGGCATTGCCGCCGGCTATTTCGGCGGCTGGATCGACGAAGTCGTGACCTTCATGACCAATGTCGTGCTGGTTATACCGCAATTGCCGCTGCTGCTCGTCATCGCCGCCTTTCTCGGGCAGACCAACCCGGTGGTCATTGCCATCATCATCGGCGTCACATCATGGGCCTGGGGGGCGCGCGTCACCCGATCGCAGACGCTGACGCTGCGAAACCGCGAGTATATCCTCGCCTCCGAGCTGATCGGCGAACCGGGGCACCGCATGATCTTCGTCGAGCTGCTGCCCAATCTGCTGTCGATCATCGGCTTTAACTTCATCGGTTCGGTGACCTATACCATCATCACCCAGGCGACCCTGGAATTCCTGGGCCTGGGCAATCCGATGTCGATTTCGTGGGGCACGATGCTCTACCACGCGCAGAACGCCTCAGCGATCACTGTGGGGGCGTGGTGGGAGGTGCTGGTGCCGGCGGTTGCCGTGGCCGGCATCGGCATCGGGCTGTCGCTGCTCAATTTTGGCGTCGACGAAATCTCCAACCCGCGCCTGCGCACGCTGGGCACCATTGCCGCAGCCGTGCGCACGCAGGAAAAGCTGGACAAGCAGCGTCTTGCCCAGCGCCAGGGAGCCGCATGA
- a CDS encoding ABC transporter permease, translating into MSFILRRLGFYIAAFLVAATANFILPRLMPGNPVDIMFSQQNSTLTPEARQALIETFGFASGPLHLQFLDYMKSVFTGDLGYSIRFYPQTVNQVLAYAAPWTILLAGTATMLAFAIGSTMGSFAAWRRGGKFDAIVTPASLAVQATPAVVVAISVLFIFGVALRWLPTSYAFAPSLDPAWSWQFFGSVFVHGLMPICSLMVVFVGGYLVTMRNNMVGQLGEDHVTMGVAKGLSDRRVQFNYAARNALLPSVTSLGLTLGAILGGSLVTEVVFNYPGLGQTLYIGIVTRDYPLIQGQLLIMTFATLIANFLVDILYVFLDPRLRKV; encoded by the coding sequence ATGTCCTTCATCCTGCGCCGGCTGGGCTTCTACATTGCGGCCTTCCTGGTGGCTGCTACGGCCAATTTCATTCTGCCACGGCTGATGCCCGGCAACCCGGTCGACATCATGTTCTCCCAGCAGAACAGCACGCTGACGCCCGAGGCGCGGCAGGCCCTGATCGAGACATTCGGCTTTGCTTCCGGCCCGCTCCACCTGCAGTTTCTCGACTATATGAAGTCGGTTTTCACCGGCGATCTCGGCTACTCGATCCGCTTCTACCCCCAGACCGTCAATCAGGTGCTGGCCTATGCCGCGCCGTGGACGATCCTCTTGGCCGGTACGGCGACGATGCTGGCCTTTGCCATCGGTTCCACCATGGGTTCGTTCGCGGCGTGGCGCCGCGGCGGCAAGTTCGACGCCATCGTCACGCCGGCTTCGCTGGCCGTGCAGGCGACGCCCGCCGTCGTGGTCGCCATATCCGTGCTCTTCATCTTTGGCGTGGCCCTGCGCTGGCTGCCAACCTCATACGCCTTCGCTCCGTCGCTTGATCCGGCCTGGAGCTGGCAGTTCTTCGGCAGCGTCTTCGTCCATGGCTTGATGCCCATCTGTTCGCTGATGGTGGTGTTCGTCGGCGGTTACCTGGTCACTATGCGCAACAATATGGTGGGCCAGCTCGGCGAGGATCACGTCACCATGGGTGTGGCCAAGGGCCTGAGCGACCGCCGCGTGCAGTTCAACTACGCCGCGCGCAACGCGCTGCTGCCGTCGGTGACATCGCTCGGCCTGACGCTGGGTGCCATTCTGGGCGGCTCGCTCGTCACCGAGGTGGTGTTCAACTATCCCGGCCTCGGCCAGACGCTCTATATCGGCATCGTCACGCGCGACTACCCGCTGATCCAGGGGCAGTTGCTGATCATGACCTTCGCCACCCTTATCGCCAATTTCCTGGTCGACATTCTCTACGTCTTCCTCGATCCCCGCCTGCGGAAGGTGTGA